The following are from one region of the Vitis riparia cultivar Riparia Gloire de Montpellier isolate 1030 chromosome 9, EGFV_Vit.rip_1.0, whole genome shotgun sequence genome:
- the LOC117922268 gene encoding D-3-phosphoglycerate dehydrogenase 1, chloroplastic-like — MASVSAKIIFSTAAAVATATGGNTTTTRSSFLPVFRRGAATPLPLKLSHRRRHHVRHITNVFKTVESPAAPPALDPVRQVQKPTILVSEKLGEAGLEVLREFGEVECSYDLSQEDLCKKISLCDALIVRSGTKVTRAVFEAAKGRLKVVGRAGVGIDNVDLQAATEFGCLVVNAPTANTIAAAEHGIALLAAMARNVAQADASMKAGKWQRNKYVGVSLVGKTLAVMGFGKVGSEVARRAKGLGMHVIAHDPYAPADRARAAGVDLVSFDQAISTADFISLHMPLTPTTKKIFNDETFAKVKKGVRIINVARGGVIDEDALVRALDSGAVAQAALDVFTEEPPPKDSKLVQHENVTVTPHLGASTKEAQEGVAIEIAEAVVGALRGELSATAVNAPMVPPEVISELSPYVVLAEKLGRLAVQLVAGGSGIKSVKVVYKTARDPDDLDTRLLRAMVTKGIIEPISSSFINLVNADFTAKQKGLRISEERVSIDSSPENPVESILVQISNVDSKFASAVSESEYISIEGKVKDGIPRLTCVGSFSVDVSLEGNLILCRQVDQPGMIGRVGNILGECNVNVSFMSVGRTVKRTRAIMAIGVDEEPDKDTLKKIGEVPAIEEFVFLKL, encoded by the exons ATGGCTTCCGTTTCAGCCAAAATCATTTTCTCCACCGCCGCCGCCGTCGCCACCGCCACCGGAGgcaacaccaccaccaccagaTCATCCTTTCTCCCCGTCTTCCGCCGCGGCGCCGCCACTCCTCTCCCCCTAAAACTCTCCCACCGCCGACGCCATCATGTCCGCCACATCACCAACGTCTTCAAAACCGTGGAGTCCCCTGCGGCCCCTCCGGCGCTTGATCCGGTCCGGCAGGTTCAGAAGCCGACGATTCTGGTGTCGGAGAAGCTGGGCGAGGCAGGGCTGGAGGTGCTGAGAGAGTTCGGGGAGGTGGAGTGCAGCTACGATCTGTCGCAGGAGGATCTGTGCAAGAAGATCTCGCTCTGCGATGCGCTGATCGTGAGGAGCGGCACGAAGGTGACGAGAGCGGTGTTTGAGGCCGCCAAGGGGCGGTTGAAGGTGGTGGGGAGGGCCGGAGTCGGGATCGACAATGTGGATCTGCAGGCGGCGACGGAGTTCGGATGCTTGGTGGTGAACGCGCCGACGGCGAACACTATCGCCGCGGCGGAGCACGGCATCGCGCTGTTAGCTGCCATGGCCAGAAATGTTGCTCAGGCTGACGCTTCGATGAAAGCTG GAAAATGGCAACGTAACAAGTATGTCGGTGTCTCTTTGGTTGGGAAGACATTAGCTGTTATGGGATTTGGAAAAGTAGGATCTGAAGTTGCAAGACGAGCAAAAGGCCTGGGAATGCATGTCATTGCACATGATCCATATGCCCCAGCTGACAGAGCCCGAGCTGCTGGTGTCGATTTGGTCTCTTTTGATCAGGCTATCTCAACTGCTGATTTCATCTCTCTGCATATGCCACTCACTCCTACTACCAAAAAGATATTCAATGATGAAACATTTGCAAAGGTGAAGAAGGGAGTCCGCATCATTAATGTCGCTAGGGGTGGAGTCATAGACGAAGATGCATTAGTGAGGGCCCTTGATAGTGGAGCAGTTGCTCAG GCAGCACTTGATGTGTTCACAGAGGAGCCCCCACCAAAGGACAGCAAATTAGTGCAGCACGAAAATGTTACTGTGACACCTCATCTTGGAGCTAGCACAAAGGAAGCACAG GAAGGTGTAGCCATTGAAATTGCAGAGGCTGTAGTTGGAGCTCTGAGAGGGGAACTCTCTGCCACTGCTGTCAATGCTCCTATGGTCCCTCCCGAG GTTATCTCGGAGCTGTCTCCTTATGTTGTGCTAGCAGAGAAGCTGGGTAGGCTAGCTGTACAACTAGTGGCTGGAGGGAGTGGAATTAAATCTGTGAAGGTGGTGTATAAAACAGCCCGGGACCCAGATGATTTGGACACAAGACTCCTCAGAGCCATGGTCACTAAAGGCATCATTGAGCCAATATCCAGCTCATTCATCAACCTGGTGAATGCAGACTTCACAGCCAAGCAGAAAGGCCTCCGCATTAGTGAGGAGCGGGTGAGCATCGACTCGTCCCCTGAGAACCCAGTCGAATCAATCCTGGTGCAAATATCCAACGTGGATTCAAAATTCGCAAGCGCTGTATCCGAGAGTGAATACATAAGCATTGAAGGGAAAGTGAAAGATGGGATCCCCCGCCTCACATGTGTCGGCTCTTTCAGTGTGGATGTGAGCCTGGAGGGAAATCTCATCCTGTGCCGACAGGTAGACCAACCTGGCATGATCGGACGGGTTGGCAACATACTTGGAGAATGCAATGTGAACGTGAGCTTCATGAGTGTAGGAAGAACCGTCAAGAGAACACGCGCCATCATGGCTATTGGTGTGGACGAAGAACCCGACAAGGACACCCTCAAGAAGATAGGAGAGGTGCCTGCAATTGAAGAGTTTGTGTTTCTCAAACTATAG
- the LOC117922125 gene encoding cell wall integrity protein scw1 has translation MAGAGIHPYHQQWPPAPAPQPSAPGAPPAPAHPPPILVENPNRPNSDEVRTIFISGLPEDVKERELQNLLRWLPGYEASQVNFKGEHPMGFALFSTPQLAVAAKDALQEMVFDAESKSVLHTEMAKKNLFVKRGIVADSSAYDQSKRLRTGGDYTHTGYSSPSPFHPPPAPVWGPHGYMAPAPPPYDPYGAYPVPPVPMPAPAPVPAPSSYVPVQNTKDNPPCNTLFIGNLGENINEEELRGLFSVQPGFKQMKILRQERHTVCFIEFEDMNTATNVHHSLQGAVIPSSGSVGMRIQYSKNPFGKRKDSGHPVAVAGANGAPAPPTYQ, from the exons ATGGCCGGTGCCGGAATCCACCCCTACCACCAGCAGTGGCCGCCGGCCCCGGCTCCTCAGCCCTCCGCCCCCGGAGCCCCTCCTGCCCCCGCCCACCCTCCTCCCATTCTCGTCGAAAACCCTAACCGGCCCAACTCCGACGAG GTACGTACGATCTTCATCTCGGGTCTACCTGAGGACGTGAAGGAGAGGGAGCTCCAGAATCTGCTGAGGTGGTTGCCGGGATACGAGGCTTCGCAGGTGAATTTCAAGGGGGAGCATCCCATGGGTTTCGCGCTTTTCTCCACGCCCCAGCTCGCGGTCGCTGCCAAAGATGCGCTTCAG GAAATGGTTTTTGATGCAGAGTCAAAGTCAGTATTGCACACCGAAATGGCAAAGAAGAACCTTTTTGTTAAAAGAG GAATAGTAGCAGATTCAAGTGCATATGATCAAAGTAAGCGCTTGAGAACTGGTGGTGACTACACGCATACGGGTTATTCAAGTCCATCTCCTTTTCATCCTCCTCCAGCACCTGTTTGGGGACCACATGG GTATATGGCTCCAGCTCCTCCTCCATATGACCCATATGGAGCTTACCCTGTCCCTCCAGTACCAATGCCTGCTCCTGCTCCTGTACCAGCACCCAGCAGTTATGTGCCTGTTCAG AATACAAAAGATAATCCTCCTTGCAATACCCTATTTATTGGAAATCTTGGGGAGAACATAAATGAGGAAGAACTGAGGGGTCTTTTCAGTGT ACAACCAGGTTTTAAGCAGATGAAGATCTTAAGACAGGAAAGACATACTGTTTGCTTCATTGAATTTGAA GACATGAATACTGCTACCAATGTGCACCATAGTTTGCAGGGTGCTGTTATCCCCAGTTCAGGTTCTGTTGGCATGCGAATACA ATATTCAAAGAACCCATTTGGGAAAAGGAAGGACTCTGGCCACCCTGTTGCCGTAGCTGGTGCCAATGGAGCTCCTGCACCTCCGACTTACCAATAG